The Henckelia pumila isolate YLH828 unplaced genomic scaffold, ASM3356847v2 CTG_525:::fragment_3, whole genome shotgun sequence genome segment atgttgatgacattctactcattgggaatgatgtaggaatgttgcaatcaactaaagtatggttatcgagtaagttctcgatgaaggacttgggtgaagcatcttttgtattgggaatacaaatctatcgggatagatcgaaaagattgcttggtctcacccagtccacatacattgataccatcgtgaagaggttctcgatggatgagtctaagagaggacatctaccaatgtgtcatggcgtgtctctatccaagtccatgtctcccaaaaatgatgcagagatagagacgatgacacgcattccatatgcatctgcaattggtagtatcatgtatgcgatgatatctacacgtcctgacgtggcctttgcacttagtgttacaagtagatatcaatcgaaccctggtcttccacactggaaagctgtgaaagacattctcaagtatttgagaaagactaagaatatgttcttggtttatgggggtggagaactaaaattggaaggctataccgactctatcttccaaagcgatgttgatgattcgaagtcaacttccggttttatattcatgctcaatggtgctgctgtttgttggaagagttccaagcaaaatagcactgcggattcaaccactgagacagaatatattgctgcatccgatgctgcaaaggaagctgtttggattaggaatttcgtccaagagttgggcgttattcctaatggagttgattcagtcccggtgtactgcgacaacactggtgcagttgctcaggcaaaagaaccaaggtctcatcagaaatccaaacatgtactgagaaaataccacatcatccgggaaattgtggaacgaggagatgtcttgttagacagagtcgcctccgcagataatgttgctgatccactaactaagcctttaccaggaccattgttcgaaaagcatcgcgaatcaatgggtttgaagaatatgggttgttggctctagtgcaagtgggagattgttagagtaggtgcccgtcgagccaatgtgttggccgatggtccttgagagaactcttgtatgacaatctttattttaataatatttgatattatttaatttggcacatctttatctttatacccatgcaagctgcatagataaagcccttgaatatacaaatagtagaaagaatatgagatggtcatgtgatgactatcatgaaactcatatttgaaatactgtatattctaaactgttcctagtcgatttagccgccataaagaaggataaaggccgctcgagcttgagactagtatttgcgatgtgagtaccatgtttcattggtagaggacatggagatgtccaagcatgcaaataggtgctccttgtagagtgcactgaacaaccctccctaaaggattttccaagtggttctcacttatcgagtggagaagtcctagtttatggttgtacaccattagtcctataacccgggacaacatggagactctatatgctagtgcttcactttgacttgtttaccgactcatctggggtcatcaggtggcaatgttgggtgttgtgacgaaacatataggagtcaatgcattgtagtcggggattcaccgcttacctacgggtatggatatcctatgttatatcatgcatacgtagcttgaaatctctgatcagagtaagtggtaattaagaaaggagtttcttgaattacactttcgatgcaactacggcatgacacatagttatcgattcaatgacaactctcgataaaccaatggttgtcgaatcggtcgggatatatgagttgaagggaccgtactgtacgctaaccataattgattggttcttgcaggcactatcatttgatacctagggagtcatgtaagcaatgctgctagatgtttacataactggttgggtactatcagacttgagttttctgacgttcttattatcaatgtgttgattaataagaatggagctatatagggtatgctcatataagggacttgttgatcccgaatcacatggagatgtgaacccactgctagttgtatcagtgaaccattgagggtcacacaagtactagctttctagatcccgttgagattaaaataagttcaaagtgttgaacaacttataaaggagtttataagtaaaataaattagaagtttgacttctaaattggagaatgaatgtaataagtaacttttaatttgtgaatgtgttccaagattaaaagttgacttaaaataattagtttatgaaaatggtgattttctaaactattattttgaacttagttaattaattcaagtgttgaattactttaacactagtagacattttaatgtacaaataattaaattaattcaagtgttgaattaattaaacactattgagtctagtagagctcaaattaatatagtgttgtataattattgatactagtggacttgaatgggttcaagttaaatttaattaattgattaaacttaaatgagtttaggtttaataattaattaaaaataagttcaaatgacatttgaatatatatatttatatatgtatatatatataggcgtgtatatatatatatatgatatatatatgtgtgtgtatggaatttgaaaggttgtaagatggtttgcaattttccatgcatgtcttgcaattttccatgcatggcttaattgtactcattaatccctctcctttaatatattatttggaataatatatacacacacacaatacaTTCCATTAAAATTTAAGggttgaagtggccgaacactccattgcaattttctccaaatttttctttcattttgagggagaattaaaatgatatctcaatgaaaaatcctctaaatattctagtgcatatttagagtggatttagatcgtctagtcgtggacctaattcggaggctcgaagagttgaatccattttgagcaaggagtgctcttggaagcttgtagattgagtctacccttttcaagagcctagttgtttatcaacttggttggagccataaatcattCTCCTTATAAATGTATTACTTATTTCTAGCAGTGTTTGAGATTATGTAGCTACTTGTAATTTAATTAGTTGCTTAATACGAGTTATTTTTGCAGATTGAGAATGGAAAACCATCAACCTGCTTCGAAAAGGGGAAAAACCTTAACatcttattttcaaaaaaaagttCAATATGAAGGTCCTTCAATTCCTCGCGTCTCCTCTTCCTTAGCTACGTCTTTTGAAGTCATAGATTCTTCACCTTCGGTTCTTGACACAAAACCATATGTTTCTATCGAACGTGATCCAGAAAAAAGGAAACAAATATGTGAATATCCAATAAATGAACGAGACGAGGTTCTGCGAGCTTACCTAAATGCTGGACCATATCAACCGAAACTTTTGGCATATCAACGCACACTATTTGGTAAGCAAACACGTAGCTTCCAAGAACATTGGTATGGTAAGTTTCACTGGTTAGAATACTCGTCTTCAACAGATAAGGCATATTGCTTTTAttgctttctttttcttatCGATTCTACTCTACCAAATCTTTCATCATTGGCTACCAATGGATTTAATAGTTGGAAGAGGGTTTGTAATGGAGATAAATGTGCATTTCTCACTCATGTTGGCACCTCATCTTCATCACATCATAATACATCTTTGAAAAAGGCAGAAGGTTTGATGTAACCATCTCAACATATTGACAAAGTAATGCTTGTTGTATCGAGTGAAGAAGTTCAAAAAAATCGTTTGCGTCTTAAAACCACTATTACAAGTGTACGATGGCTTGCACTTCAAGGTTGTTCTTTTAGGGGTCATAATGAATCATGCAAGCCATTGAATCGAGGGAATTTTCTTGAAATGTTGGATGCTTTTGGACGGCTGAATAAAGATGTTGGAGAGGTATTGAATAGTGCTGCGAGAAATAATAAATACACTTCACCAGAAGAGCAAAAAGAGGTTCTAAATATTATGGCCAATAGAGTACGACAGAAAATTCGAGGTGAAATTGGAGATGCAAGCATTTGTATTCTTGTTGATGAAGCACAAGATGAATCCAAACGTGAGCAAATGGCTCTTATCTTGAGGTTCGTGAATAGCAGCGGGATtctaacaaaaatattttttgcaaTCAAAAGTGTTAGAGATACTACCTCACTTACTCTCAAACACGCTGTCAGTGATATTCTTGTTCATTACAACCTTCAAGCTCAGAAAATGAGAGGCCAAGGTTACGACGGGGCTAGTAATATGCGGGGTGCTTGGAATGGACTACATGCTTTATTTCTAAAAGAATGTCCATATGCATATTATATACATTGTTTTGCACACCGATTACAATTAACATTGGTTTCAGCTGCTAAGGACGTCCGAGATATTTGGGATTTTTTCTCTCATTTGGACAATGTTGTTAATATGGTGACTTCTTCTCCTAAGCGCATTTGTGAGTTGAAAATTACTCAAAGAAGAGAAATTGAGCATTTGCTAGAAATTGGAGAACTTAATTCGGGACGTGGGGCTCATCAGATTGGCAACTTGCAACGAGCGGGGACAACTCGTTGGAGTTCTCATTATGACTCTGTAAAACGTTTGATAGATATGTATGGTGTCACTTGTAAGGTTCTTGAGCATTTAATGGAACATAGTCCGAATATAAGTTGTCAAGCTGAAGTTGGTGGTATATACAAAAACATAACAAGCTTTGAATTTGTCTTTGTCTTGCATTACATGCGTAGAATTTTGTCCATAACTGATATTTTGTGTCAAGCCCTTCAGAAGAAATCTCAAGATATTTTAACTGCAATGAGATTTGTCTACACTACAAAAAGTGTTATTCAAGAATTGAGGGAAGATGGTTGGGAAGAATTTCAACAGGAAGTGATTTCATTTTGCTCAAAACATGATGTTTGCTTACCTGACTTTGATAGTTCATATAGGATTGGTCGTTCTCATGGGCGAGAGTATCCGACAGTTGAAAATCATTATCATTATGATGTTTTCAACAAAGCAATTGATTTTATCCAGATGGAGTTAAATACAAGATTTAACGAGACATCGGTAGAACTCCTTTCTCTCAGCTTTTCACTGGACCCTAAAAATTCATTTGAATCATTCAACATGGATGATATTTGCAAGCTTGCAGAGAAGTTCTATCCTCAGGATTTTACAAAACAAGATATTTATTCCTTGAGAATTGAGTTGCAACATTATCACAATGATGTGATTTCTGAACCTCGATTTCAAGTATCATCTCTTTCTGAATTATGTCAGGAGTTGGTTTCAAGTAGAAGATCGGAGAATTATGTTATGCTAACCCGACTGATTTATCTTGTGTTGACATTGCCCGTATCTACTGCTATAGTTGAAAGAGCTTTTTCAGCAATGAAACATGTCAAAACTGCCATTCGTAACAAGATGGAGGATGGTTTTCTTACTGATTGTATGATCATTTACATCAAGCTAGAATTTGCAAtgaatatagatatagattctATTATTGACGAATATTATGCTATTAAACATCGTCGGGCACCGTTTAAATAGgtgaatttgatttattattatttttacatgttctatgaattttatttGTGCATTGACTTTTCATAACTTTTAGCCACCCCTTGATTAATTCCTGGCTCCGTCCCtggtataactaaaattacactaggtttacattatagtataactaaatttacactacaataacactatagtataactaaaatagcactaacattacactatagtataactaaaattatactaggtttacactatagtataactaaatttacactataataagactatagtataactaaaattacactaggtttacactatagtgtaactaaatttacactacaataacactatagtataactaaaataacactagcattacactatagtataactaaaattacactaggtttacactatagtataaataaaataacactagcattacactatagtataactaaaattacactagaattacactatagtataactaaatttacactacaataacactatagtataactaaaattacactagatttacactatagtgtaactaaatttacactacaataacactattgtataactaaaataacactagaattacacttagtataactaaaattacactaggattacacaatagtgtaactaaatttacactaggaTAACTGAAACAACTCGATAGCTACTTCTaaaataatgatttaatttaatatagaaaatacgggatttttttttaaaatttttttgccaTGACCCGTTTGAAACTATTACAAAGCCAacctgtcacagacaacaaTTCAGCAAAAACAATAGACGCCTGATAACTTTAATTCAAATGCGGTAATCATAAACAATCTAGAAAGGGAAATTTATCCCACTCAGTTGCGGAATAAAACTGTTAAGTTTACATGCCCAAAAGTTTTAAAGCAGGGAAAACACCTCCTGCAAAAGACAAACAACGTATGAAAATATTCCACTCATAAATAAAAAGACAACATCAGAGTTTGCAGAACAACTAAAACACGTCGGTCAAGGGCCTGCACCACCGGTGACCTCACTCgggggatcctgcccctcagccTCAAGGTAATAGTCATCACTTGAAAACAATAAGTGgagtgagtcgaaagactcaacaagaatatgtgggggggggggggggggggaataacgagtactacataaatacaaacACAGgcaaattaaaaataactggtaataaaataattttgtgccCTTAACTTAAAATAAGTTATATCTAAATGGAAGGAGTGAACATGAATgcacatatgcatggctaagtcgaacaTAAGCAATATAATTGAATAAACTGTACGGAATCATagacataaatatttgaacttagatccttgaattgtgactctgtgatttcgatcatgatcatgactgcagtgcactatgccgcaaggaagtcaggatttctcccaacccgtcttgcccatacttggtaagggaagctaggatttctcccgacccgtccaaacccatacttggtaagggaagctaggatttttcccggcccgtccaaacccataaatttggtaaggaaAGCTAGaacgtctcccagcccgtccaaacccatactttctatagtcacaatcatctcactttgttcctaaaaatattttctttcatacttcaacatggacttagcatgcatatgtaaatatgacgtaaatGTAAATAATGtatcgataatcatgcatatgactcacacatggatggtcgggatggtgatttaggaactaAACCAAGGATGGAAAATTTCAACTCAACAATAGCACGTACGACAAATTTGAGCGGTTTACCcgaaaaatttataacttactAGATTCCTATCCAAtaaggattccgcttgaaaccacgagtCCACGATGCTTAGAATTAAGTAAATAAGTCATCCCCTGAATTCATTTCCTAAACGAGCAAgttacaaaaatttaaattccgGGCAGCAGCCTTATTGGTTTCAAAATCTGTACCTAGTCAAACAAAACTCTAGAACCCGatcaaaacttaaccgaattgattcccgcttgaaccgacgtATTCCCAACATCTTAGACCATTTCCAAACCTGAGCCTTTGGCCAAAACCCGAGTTTAACCCATGTTTCAAAAACTATCTCCGGACAGCAGCCCTTAGCTTCAAAATCTGCACTTACATTAACTTCAAACTAAACCCAAAACACATAGGTGATTGCCTACAAACTCCAGCCTCTATCCTAGCTTCGAATCAACCTTTGAACTCACTCAAAACCGCCCTTAAAACTCCCACAATCCAACTCAATCCTAGCTCAACCAAGCAACTAAAACAGACCCCAACAATCCAAAATTTTCGGATGCCCTACGCCCCATCTCCCGAACCATCTCTAAGCCATCCCAGGGGCTACCATGTGATCTACATAACACCCATGGTAGCTCCTCAATCACCATCCAAGTCATCCCAACACAAAAACAGAAAATACCACAGTTTCGAACCGATTTTGCTAGCGAACTTCAACAAAATTCGAAACCTCAAGACATGAAAATAAAATTCTGGTAACGTGCACGGTTTGCATAATAACACTTACTTGCGTTACGGATTAATATACATATCATAAACAGCAAGCAGTACGATTTcacagaaataaaaaaaatcacatgaaAGTCTCGGCTAGGAAAAAGAGGAACTCGAACAGGGCATGATTCGTATACTATATATActtcaacataaaaaaaatcaccaagaaatgcaAGCCACATAATATCTAAACTACAATAGGCAAGGAAGGAACCATATCCTTGcctatcaaaaaaaaattcgaatgaCAAAGAGCCCGGAGCCGAGAGAAGAATCGCAGCAGAAACGAACAACTCGAGCTAAAGGGAGCTGAAATCAAGCTCCAGAATCACTGCCCACTTGCTATGGAATGATGAAATGGTGAAGAAATGAGCTTAATGAAGAAGAGAGAAGAAGCCGATGGACTCCATGGAAGAACAGGGCAAGAATCGGCTTATTGTGTGATTGAGTGTGTGAGTGCGTAAGTTTTGTGTGAGAGTGAGTGTGAGTGTGTGGATGTGTGGATAGGATTGAATCTTGTGCTAGATTAGGTAACCCTAAAAAAATGAAAGTGTTAAGAAGTTTAGGGAAAAGTGCTATACACTAAAAAAATGCCAgaccaataaataaattaggactacaaattttaaatcgcactaaataaaataataataaaaaaaataccagCTTAAAAgtcctaatttaaaatataaaatttgattttactagttcaaaaattaaaatgctaattttcgcaaaagtcaaaaataataaatttaatgcgcggaagaatataatatttagccaTTTAatcacaaaatattaaaataattaaaacaataaatattaaagactCATTTAGacatgaaaattaaattaagaaattctaggcgtcacaaaaacactatagtataactaaaattacactaggtttacactatagtttaactaaatttacactacaataacactatagtataactaaaataacactaagattacactatagtataactaaaattacactaggtttacactatagtataactaaatttacactaccataacactatagtataactaaaataacactaggattacactataatatacctaaaattacactagaattacactatagtataactaaatttacactacaataacactatagtataactaaaataacactaggattacactatagtataactaaaattacactagaattacactatattataactaaatttacactacaataacactatagtataactaaaataacactagcaatacactatagtataaataaaattatactaggattacactgtagtataactaaaattacactaggattacactatagtataactaaattttcactacaataacactataatataactaaaataacacaagcattaaactatagtataactaaaattacactaggattacactaaattaacactacaataacactatattataactaaaataacactaggattacactatattataactaaaattaactaggattacactatagtataactaaatttacactacaataacactatagtataactaaaattacactaaatttacactacaataacactatagtataactaaaataacataaggattacactacagtataactaaaattataataggtttacactatagtataactaaatttacactacaataacactataatataactaaaataacactagcattacactttaatataactaaaattacacttggattaaactatagtataactaaatttacactacaataacactatagtataacaaaaataacactaggattacactatagtataactaaaattacactaggattactctatagtataactaaatttacactacaataacactatagtataactaaaataacactagcactacactatagtataaataaaattacaatagAATTATactgtagtataactaaaattacactaggattacactacagtataactaaattttcactacaataacactatagtataactaaaataacactagcattacactatagtataactaaaataacactatattataactaaatttacactacaataacactatagtataactaaaataatactagcattacaatataatataactaaaattacactaggattacactaaatttacattacaataacactatagtataactaaaataacacgaggattacactatagtataacttaaattacactaggattacactatagtataactaaatttacactacaataacaatatagtataacaaaaattacacaaggtTTACaatatagtgtaactaaatttacactgcaATAACACtattatataactaaaataacactaggattacacttagaataactaaaattacactaggattacactatagtataactaaatttacactacaataacactatagtataactaaaattacactaggtttacactatagtgtaactaaatttacactacaataacactatagtataactaaaataacactaggattacactataatataactaaaattatactaggtttaaactataatataactaaatttacactacaataacactatagtgtaactaaaataacactagcattacactataatataactaaaattacaataggattatactatagtataactaaatttacaatacaataacactatagtataactaaaataacacaaggattacaatatagtataactaaaattacactaggattacgctatagtataactaaatttacactacaataacacaatagtataactacaataacactagcgttacactatagtataactaaaattacactaggattacactgtagtataactaaaattacactagaattacactatagtataactaaatttacactacaataacactatagtataactaaaatatcactagcattacactatattataactaaaattacactagatttacattatagtataactaaatttacactacaataacactatagtataactaaaataatactagcattacactataatataactaaaattacactaggattacactaaatttacactacaataacactctagtataactaaaataaaattaggattacactatagtataactaaaattaaactaggattacacaatagtataactaaatttatactacaataacactatagtataaataaattacactaggttttcactatagtgtaactaaatttacattacaataacactatagtataactaaaataacactagcattacactatagtataaataaaattacactatgattacactgtagtataactaaaattacactaggattacattatagtttaactaaattttcaatacaataacactatagtataacaaaaataacactagcatcacactatagtataactaaaattacaataggtttatactataatataactaaatttacactacaataacactatagtataactaaaataacacgagcattatactataatataactaaaattacactaggattacactaaatttacactacaataacactatagtataactataataacactaggattacattatagtataactaaaattacattaggattacactatagtataactaaatttacactagaataacactatagtataactaaaataacactagaattacactatagtataaataaaattacactaggtttacactatattataactaaatttacactagcattacattataatataactaaaattacaataggattacattatagtaaatttacactacaataacactatagtataactaaaataacactagcattacagtatagtataactaaaattacactaggtttacactatagtataactaaatttaaactacaataacactatagtataactaaaataacactagaattacactataatataactaaaattacactaggattacactatagtatatttaaatttacactacaataacactatactataactaaaattacactaggattacactgtagtataactaaaattacactaggattacactatagtatatctaaatttacactacaataacactatagtataacaaaaataacaataacattacactatagtataactaaaattacactaggtttacactatagtataactaaatttacactacaataacactatagtatgactaaaattacactaggtttacactatagtgtaactaaatttacactataataacactatagtataactaaaataacactagcattacactataatataactaaaattacactaggattatactatagtataactaaatttacactacaataacactataatataacaaaaatagcactaacattacactatagtataactaaaattacactaggtttacactatagtataaataaaattacactaggtttacactgtcatataactaaatttacactacaataacacattattataagtaaagtaacactagcattacactataatataactaaattacactaggattacactatagtataaataaatttacactacaataacactatagtataactaaaatgaCACTAggattatattataataaaactaaaattacacagaTTACaatttagtataactaaatttacactaccataacactatagtataactaaaataacactagcattatattatagtataaataaaattatactaggattacactgtagtataactaaaattacactaggattacactatagtataactaaattttcactacaataacactatagtataactaaaataacactagcattacattacagtataactaaaattacactaggtttacactatagtataactaaatttacactacaataacactatagtataactaaaataacactagcattatactataatataactaaaattacactaggattacactaaaTTTActatacaataacactatagtataactaaaataacactaggattacactatagtataactaaaattacactaggattacactatagtataactaaatttacactacaataatactatagtataactaaaattacactaggtttacactatagtgtaactaaatttacactacaataacactatagtataactaaaataacactaggattatactatagtataactaaaattacactaggtttacactatagtataactaaatttacactacaataacactatagtataactaaaataacactagcattacactataatataactaaaattacactaagtttacattatagtataactaaatttacactacaataacactatattataactaaaattacaatagaattacactataatataactaaa includes the following:
- the LOC140873309 gene encoding uncharacterized protein, encoding MLVVSSEEVQKNRLRLKTTITSVRWLALQGCSFRGHNESCKPLNRGNFLEMLDAFGRLNKDVGEVLNSAARNNKYTSPEEQKEVLNIMANRVRQKIRGEIGDASICILVDEAQDESKREQMALILRFVNSSGILTKIFFAIKSVRDTTSLTLKHAVSDILVHYNLQAQKMRGQGYDGASNMRGAWNGLHALFLKECPYAYYIHCFAHRLQLTLVSAAKDVRDIWDFFSHLDNVVNMVTSSPKRICELKITQRREIEHLLEIGELNSGRGAHQIGNLQRAGTTRWSSHYDSVKRLIDMYGVTCKVLEHLMEHSPNISCQAEVGGIYKNITSFEFVFVLHYMRRILSITDILCQALQKKSQDILTAMRFVYTTKSVIQELREDGWEEFQQEVISFCSKHDVCLPDFDSSYRIGRSHGREYPTVENHYHYDVFNKAIDFIQMELNTRFNETSVELLSLSFSLDPKNSFESFNMDDICKLAEKFYPQDFTKQDIYSLRIELQHYHNDVISEPRFQVSSLSELCQELVSSRRSENYVMLTRLIYLVLTLPVSTAIVERAFSAMKHVKTAIRNKMEDGFLTDCMIIYIKLEFAMNIDIDSIIDEYYAIKHRRAPFK